The proteins below come from a single Catenulispora sp. EB89 genomic window:
- a CDS encoding aldo/keto reductase, whose translation MSNTIGRGVALTELSFGAAALGNLFTAVTDDEARAAVDAAWDAGIRAFDTAPHYGLGLSERRLGAALRDRPRAEFAVSTKVGRILEPVADPVGLDDEGFAVPAAFRRVWDFSGDGVRRSIEASLERLGLDRLDSVLIHDPDDHADQAIGEAFPALAKLRDEGVIGAVGVGMNQVRVPLRFVLETDIDLVLLAGRYTLLDRSGTELLDRAAAHGVDIVIGGAFNSGLLVDPKPSSTYDYAAVPPEILAEALRLKDICERNGVPLRAAALQFPLRHPAVRSVLIGARSPQEVRDCVEMARVPIPDALWAEV comes from the coding sequence ATGTCAAACACCATCGGCCGCGGCGTCGCGCTGACCGAGCTGTCGTTCGGCGCCGCGGCGCTCGGCAACCTGTTCACCGCGGTGACCGACGACGAGGCGCGCGCCGCCGTGGACGCCGCGTGGGACGCCGGCATCCGCGCCTTCGACACCGCGCCGCACTACGGCCTCGGCCTGTCCGAGCGGCGGCTCGGGGCGGCGCTGCGGGACCGGCCGCGCGCGGAGTTCGCCGTGTCGACCAAGGTGGGGCGGATCCTGGAGCCGGTGGCAGATCCGGTTGGCCTGGACGATGAGGGGTTCGCGGTGCCGGCGGCGTTCCGCCGGGTGTGGGACTTCTCCGGGGACGGGGTGCGGCGCTCGATCGAGGCCAGCCTGGAACGGCTCGGCCTGGACCGCCTCGACTCGGTCCTGATCCACGATCCCGACGACCACGCGGACCAGGCGATCGGCGAGGCGTTCCCGGCGCTGGCGAAGCTGCGCGACGAGGGCGTGATCGGGGCGGTCGGCGTCGGGATGAACCAGGTGCGGGTGCCGCTGCGGTTCGTGCTGGAGACCGACATCGACCTGGTGCTGCTGGCCGGCCGCTACACGCTGCTCGACCGGTCCGGCACCGAACTGCTCGACCGGGCGGCCGCGCACGGCGTGGACATCGTCATCGGCGGCGCGTTCAACTCCGGGCTGTTGGTCGACCCGAAGCCGAGTTCGACCTACGACTACGCGGCGGTGCCGCCGGAGATCCTGGCCGAGGCGTTGCGGCTCAAGGACATCTGCGAGCGGAACGGCGTCCCGCTGCGTGCCGCCGCTCTCCAGTTCCCGCTGCGCCATCCGGCCGTGCGGTCGGTGCTGATCGGCGCGCGGTCGCCG
- a CDS encoding SDR family NAD(P)-dependent oxidoreductase translates to MRDFEGLKAVVTGGGSGIGAATARLLANRGAAVAVLDLDPAAAISAGLHGFKADVSDDASVRAAVASAREALGGLDVLVNNAGIGAAGTVEDNPDEQWMKVYDVNVVGMVRVTRAALPALRESQHAAIVNTCSIAATAGLPQRALYSATKGAVLSLTLAMAADHVREGIRVNCVNPGTADTPWVGRLLDAADDPAAERAALEARQPMGRLVSADEVAAAIAYLASPTAASVTGTALAVDGGMAGLRLRPVGQ, encoded by the coding sequence ATGCGGGACTTCGAGGGACTGAAGGCGGTCGTCACCGGCGGCGGCTCGGGCATCGGCGCGGCCACCGCGCGGCTGCTGGCCAACCGCGGCGCGGCGGTCGCGGTGCTGGACCTGGACCCGGCCGCGGCGATCAGCGCGGGGCTGCACGGCTTCAAGGCGGACGTCTCCGACGACGCCTCGGTGCGCGCGGCCGTCGCCTCGGCCCGGGAAGCGCTCGGCGGCCTGGACGTCCTGGTCAACAACGCCGGCATCGGCGCGGCCGGCACCGTCGAGGACAACCCCGACGAGCAGTGGATGAAGGTATACGACGTCAACGTGGTCGGCATGGTCCGCGTGACGCGCGCGGCCCTGCCGGCCCTGCGCGAGTCGCAGCACGCCGCGATCGTGAACACCTGCTCGATCGCCGCCACCGCCGGCCTGCCGCAGCGTGCGCTCTACTCGGCGACCAAGGGCGCGGTGCTGTCGCTGACCCTGGCGATGGCCGCGGACCACGTCCGCGAGGGCATCCGCGTCAACTGTGTGAACCCCGGTACCGCCGACACCCCGTGGGTCGGCCGCCTGCTGGACGCCGCCGACGACCCGGCCGCCGAGCGCGCGGCGCTGGAGGCGCGCCAGCCAATGGGCCGGCTGGTCTCGGCCGACGAGGTCGCCGCAGCGATCGCGTACCTCGCCTCGCCGACGGCCGCCTCGGTCACCGGGACTGCGCTCGCCGTCGACGGCGGAATGGCCGGGTTGCGCTTGCGTCCCGTGGGACAGTGA
- a CDS encoding L-fuconate dehydratase, which yields MSRIVGFETFDVRFPTSRELDGSDAMNPDPDYSAAYLILRTDAGDGVEGHGFTFTIGRGNDVQVAAIEALREHVVGRDVEEVCADPGIVNRALIGDSQLRWLGPEKGVMHMAIGAVVNAVWDLAAKRAGVPLWKLLADGDPEWLVSQVDFRYIADALTAEEALELLRRGKVGAADREAALRAQGYPAYTTSPGWLGYSDEKLTRLALEAVASGFSQIKLKVGADLADDVRRCRAARAAVGPDIRMAIDANQRWNVGEAIEWVKALAEFDVYWIEEPTSPDDVLGHAAIRAAVAPVKVATGEHVQNRIVFKQLLQAEAIDFVQLDAARVGGVNENLAILLLAAKFGVPVCPHAGGVGLCELVQHLSMFDFVALTGTTEDRVVEYVDHLHEHFVTPTVVTGGAYQAPTAPGFSAEMFPATLETYSFPDGSFWRADRGEG from the coding sequence ATGAGCCGGATCGTCGGGTTCGAGACCTTCGACGTCCGGTTCCCCACCTCGCGGGAGCTGGACGGTTCGGACGCGATGAACCCGGACCCCGACTACTCCGCCGCCTACCTGATCCTGCGCACCGACGCGGGCGACGGCGTGGAGGGTCACGGATTCACCTTCACCATAGGCCGCGGCAACGACGTCCAGGTCGCGGCGATCGAGGCGCTGCGCGAGCACGTCGTCGGCCGCGACGTCGAGGAGGTCTGCGCCGACCCGGGCATCGTGAACCGGGCCCTGATCGGGGACAGCCAGCTGCGATGGCTGGGCCCGGAGAAGGGCGTCATGCACATGGCGATCGGCGCGGTCGTCAACGCTGTCTGGGACCTGGCCGCCAAGCGCGCCGGGGTCCCGCTGTGGAAGCTGCTGGCCGACGGCGACCCGGAATGGCTGGTCTCGCAGGTCGACTTCCGCTACATCGCCGACGCGCTGACCGCCGAGGAGGCGCTGGAGCTGCTGCGGCGCGGCAAGGTCGGCGCGGCCGACCGCGAGGCCGCCTTGCGGGCCCAGGGGTATCCCGCCTACACCACCTCGCCCGGCTGGCTCGGCTACTCCGACGAGAAGCTGACCCGCCTGGCACTCGAGGCCGTCGCCTCCGGCTTCAGCCAGATCAAGCTGAAGGTCGGCGCCGACCTGGCCGACGACGTGCGCCGCTGCCGTGCCGCGCGGGCCGCGGTGGGGCCGGACATCCGCATGGCGATCGACGCCAACCAGCGCTGGAACGTCGGCGAGGCCATCGAATGGGTCAAGGCCCTGGCCGAGTTCGACGTCTACTGGATCGAGGAGCCGACCTCGCCGGACGACGTGCTCGGGCACGCCGCGATCCGGGCGGCGGTGGCGCCGGTGAAGGTCGCCACCGGGGAGCACGTCCAGAACCGGATCGTCTTCAAGCAGCTGCTGCAGGCCGAGGCCATCGACTTCGTCCAGCTCGACGCGGCGCGGGTCGGCGGGGTCAACGAGAACCTGGCGATCCTGTTGCTGGCGGCCAAGTTCGGGGTGCCGGTGTGCCCGCACGCCGGCGGCGTCGGCCTGTGCGAACTGGTCCAGCACCTGTCGATGTTCGACTTCGTGGCACTGACCGGCACCACCGAGGACCGGGTCGTGGAATACGTCGACCACTTGCACGAGCACTTCGTCACGCCGACCGTGGTCACCGGCGGGGCCTACCAGGCCCCGACCGCGCCGGGCTTCTCCGCGGAGATGTTCCCGGCGACCCTGGAGACGTATTCGTTCCCTGACGGCTCGTTCTGGCGCGCGGACCGAGGAGAGGGCTGA
- a CDS encoding fumarylacetoacetate hydrolase family protein has protein sequence MRLLRLGEPGRERPVLLAADGRHFDLTGVIGDLDRAFWVDQGADAVRAAAEAGTLPEIPADEVAGLRVGAAVARPGKVVCIGLNYRDHAEETGAAIPPRPVVFMKDPYTVVGPNDDILIPRGSVKTDWEVELAVVIGARARYLESHEDALGVIGGFAVSNDVSEREFQLERSGQWDLGKSCETFNPLGPHLVTADEVGDFQKLGLRLTVNGEQRQDGNTENMIFGVAEVIHYLSQHMVLEPGDVINTGTPAGVALGMADHPYLRAGDVVELEIDGLGSQRSNLVGA, from the coding sequence GTGAGACTCCTCCGCCTGGGCGAGCCCGGCCGCGAGCGCCCCGTGCTGCTCGCCGCCGACGGCCGCCACTTCGATCTGACCGGTGTCATCGGCGACCTGGACCGCGCGTTCTGGGTGGACCAGGGCGCGGACGCGGTCCGTGCCGCGGCCGAGGCCGGCACCCTGCCCGAGATCCCGGCCGACGAGGTCGCCGGGCTGCGCGTCGGCGCGGCCGTCGCGCGCCCCGGCAAGGTGGTGTGCATCGGGCTGAACTATCGCGACCACGCCGAGGAGACCGGCGCGGCGATCCCGCCGCGGCCTGTCGTCTTCATGAAGGACCCTTATACGGTCGTCGGTCCGAACGACGACATCCTCATCCCGCGCGGCTCGGTGAAGACCGACTGGGAGGTGGAGCTCGCCGTCGTCATCGGTGCGCGGGCCCGCTACCTGGAGTCGCACGAGGACGCGCTCGGCGTCATCGGCGGCTTCGCGGTCAGCAACGACGTCTCCGAGCGCGAGTTCCAGCTGGAGCGCTCGGGGCAGTGGGACCTGGGCAAGTCCTGTGAGACCTTCAACCCGCTCGGGCCCCACCTGGTCACCGCCGACGAGGTCGGCGACTTCCAGAAGCTGGGCCTGCGGCTCACGGTCAACGGCGAGCAGCGGCAGGACGGCAACACCGAGAACATGATCTTCGGGGTGGCCGAGGTGATCCACTACCTCTCGCAGCACATGGTGCTGGAGCCCGGGGACGTCATCAACACCGGGACCCCCGCCGGCGTGGCGCTCGGCATGGCCGACCACCCCTACCTGCGCGCGGGCGACGTGGTCGAGCTGGAGATCGACGGGCTGGGATCGCAGCGCTCGAATCTGGTCGGGGCATGA
- a CDS encoding sugar ABC transporter substrate-binding protein, translated as MRLHRTSRTVLALTAVAALGLSAAACGRGGSKSASGGGKKIGIDFPRSDSDFWNSYAKYVNSDVSSGKINALPPTNSNNQTDVLVSNVTTLTGQGAKVILMAPQDTGAIASTLEDLASKHIPVVSVDTRPDKGQVYMVVRADNKAYGTKACQFLGDKLKGTGTVVEFEGDLTSINGRDRSQAFGDCMKQNYPNIKVEAEPTNWAGDVAASKLQDALNAGTVNGIYMQAGGVFLAPTLSLLKQKNLLVPPTDPKHIFIISNDGIPAEFQAIKAGQIDATISQPADLYAKYGLFYAQAAAEGKTFSPGPTDHNSTIIQLPNGLEDQLPAPLVTSANVDDPTLWGNQVGK; from the coding sequence ATGAGGCTGCACCGTACGTCGAGAACAGTTCTGGCCCTCACGGCCGTCGCGGCGCTCGGACTGAGCGCCGCCGCCTGCGGGCGCGGCGGCTCGAAGTCCGCCTCCGGCGGCGGCAAGAAGATAGGCATCGACTTCCCGAGGTCGGACTCCGACTTCTGGAACAGCTACGCGAAGTACGTCAACAGCGACGTCAGCTCCGGCAAGATCAACGCGCTGCCCCCGACGAACTCCAACAACCAGACCGACGTCCTGGTCTCCAACGTCACCACCCTCACCGGCCAGGGCGCGAAGGTCATCCTGATGGCCCCGCAGGACACCGGCGCGATCGCCAGCACCCTGGAGGACCTGGCGAGCAAGCACATCCCGGTGGTCAGCGTGGACACCCGCCCGGACAAGGGGCAGGTCTACATGGTCGTACGCGCCGACAACAAGGCGTACGGCACCAAGGCCTGCCAGTTCCTCGGCGACAAGCTCAAGGGCACCGGGACGGTCGTGGAGTTCGAGGGCGACCTCACCTCGATCAACGGCCGCGACCGCTCGCAGGCCTTCGGCGACTGCATGAAGCAGAACTACCCGAACATCAAGGTCGAGGCCGAGCCGACGAACTGGGCCGGCGACGTAGCGGCCTCCAAGCTCCAGGACGCCCTGAACGCGGGCACCGTCAACGGCATCTACATGCAGGCCGGCGGCGTGTTCCTGGCCCCGACCCTGTCCCTGCTCAAGCAGAAGAACCTGCTGGTGCCGCCGACCGACCCCAAGCACATCTTCATCATCTCCAACGACGGCATCCCGGCGGAGTTCCAGGCCATCAAGGCCGGGCAGATCGACGCCACCATCTCCCAGCCGGCGGACCTGTACGCCAAGTACGGGCTCTTCTACGCGCAGGCCGCAGCCGAGGGCAAGACCTTCTCCCCCGGCCCGACCGACCACAACTCGACGATAATCCAGCTGCCCAACGGCCTGGAGGACCAGCTGCCCGCACCGCTGGTGACCTCGGCGAACGTGGACGACCCCACGCTGTGGGGCAACCAGGTTGGCAAATGA
- a CDS encoding RNA-guided endonuclease InsQ/TnpB family protein: protein MTQGPDEERLGIARYSYRLRASSSAQAALLAEWDRCRWVWNQCVAASQAAHQAGQECGPAALDKMLTVWRREREWLSAGGSVPQQQIVRDFGRSRAKALKDIRNRVPVKRRAGMPKFKKKDSADPTLNYTLRGFRIKDGRLHLAGGTVVTVVWSRDLPSAPSSVRVYRDSLGHWYASFVVEARIESLPATGEAIGIDWGVRQIATTTSDVHDLPSAGYGKRAKESLTRYDRMMARRRTGKGKPTSKGYRQAKRLRAKAYAKVARQRQDTARKWAKRVVTDFDVIAVEDFRPKFLSQGTMARAAADAAIGAAKTALLEMGRKHGRDVRLVYPAHTTMDCAQCGARAKHALPLSERTYNCVACGALSERDKNSARVMLLRAGLNPDGADRIRPAGPQG from the coding sequence GTGACGCAAGGGCCGGATGAGGAGCGACTCGGGATCGCCCGGTACTCCTATCGCCTGCGCGCGTCGTCGTCTGCACAGGCAGCGCTGCTCGCGGAATGGGATCGCTGCCGATGGGTGTGGAACCAATGCGTCGCCGCCTCTCAGGCTGCCCACCAGGCCGGACAGGAATGCGGACCGGCCGCACTCGACAAGATGCTCACGGTTTGGCGTCGTGAGCGTGAGTGGTTGAGTGCGGGCGGGTCTGTTCCCCAGCAGCAGATCGTCCGCGACTTCGGCAGGTCCCGGGCCAAAGCGCTGAAGGACATCAGGAATCGTGTACCGGTCAAGAGGCGCGCCGGTATGCCGAAGTTCAAGAAGAAGGACTCGGCGGATCCGACGCTGAACTACACGCTGCGCGGCTTCCGTATCAAAGACGGGCGGTTGCACCTCGCGGGTGGGACGGTTGTGACCGTCGTCTGGTCGCGTGATCTGCCATCCGCCCCGAGTTCCGTCCGGGTCTACCGTGACAGTCTCGGCCATTGGTACGCCTCGTTCGTGGTCGAGGCTCGGATCGAATCGCTGCCTGCCACCGGCGAGGCGATCGGGATCGACTGGGGAGTCCGGCAGATCGCGACCACCACCAGTGACGTGCATGACCTTCCGTCTGCCGGATACGGAAAGCGCGCCAAGGAGAGCCTGACACGGTACGACCGGATGATGGCTCGCCGCCGGACGGGAAAGGGGAAGCCGACCTCGAAGGGCTACCGGCAGGCGAAACGGCTTCGTGCGAAGGCGTATGCGAAGGTCGCCAGGCAGCGACAAGACACCGCCCGCAAGTGGGCGAAGCGTGTCGTGACGGACTTCGACGTGATCGCGGTGGAGGACTTCCGACCCAAATTCCTGTCGCAGGGCACGATGGCGCGTGCGGCCGCCGACGCGGCGATCGGCGCCGCGAAGACGGCGCTGCTGGAGATGGGCCGGAAGCACGGCCGAGACGTTCGCCTGGTATATCCCGCGCACACCACCATGGACTGTGCGCAGTGCGGAGCGAGAGCCAAGCACGCACTTCCTCTTTCTGAACGAACCTATAACTGCGTCGCGTGCGGAGCCTTGTCCGAAAGGGACAAGAACTCCGCTCGCGTGATGTTGCTCCGGGCGGGTCTGAACCCGGATGGTGCTGATCGCATAAGACCTGCCGGTCCGCAGGGCTAG
- a CDS encoding sugar ABC transporter ATP-binding protein translates to MTTHDQRAAGTTGRPVATAIAVSKSFGATRALIDVGIDVAPGEAHALVGRNGAGKSTLVSLLTGLARPDSGRVLFDGEAAPAVSDRAAWQARVACVYQKSTIIPTLSVAENLFLNRQADGLHRISWKALRSRAADLLAEYEIDVDPSAAAATLAVDQRQVLEIARALSFGARFIILDEPTAQLDGAKIAGLFDRLRRLQESGVAFLFISHHLAEVYEVCQTVTVYRDARHILTAPVAGLDKDALIEAMTGEDRSERAQFAVDTYSPPADTVPALEISDLTLPGAYSDFSVSVGRGEIVGLAGAGGSGVVALGETVAGLHRPSAGTVAVAGRRVRTGSVPDALHAGLGFVPEDRHAQGVVPMRPIAENITLTAMDRLGRHGFFTGDSLRRAGSALMTRLDVKAEGPDQPVGALSGGNQQKVVMGRALANSPKALVLIRPTAGVDVKSKESLLGTVRQAADEGCGALLVSDELDDLRIAHRVVVMFKGAVVGEFPSGWSDAELIAAVEGLSDAEGLGDPAPNPSPDPQTPANERPGHE, encoded by the coding sequence ATGACGACGCACGACCAAAGGGCGGCCGGGACCACCGGCCGCCCCGTCGCCACGGCGATCGCCGTGTCCAAGAGCTTCGGCGCCACCCGCGCCCTGATCGACGTCGGCATCGACGTCGCCCCCGGCGAGGCGCACGCGCTGGTCGGGCGCAACGGCGCCGGCAAGTCCACGCTGGTGTCGCTGCTGACCGGGCTGGCCCGGCCGGACAGCGGCCGCGTCCTGTTCGACGGCGAGGCCGCGCCGGCGGTGTCCGACCGCGCCGCCTGGCAGGCGCGGGTGGCGTGCGTGTATCAGAAGTCGACGATCATCCCGACGCTGTCGGTGGCCGAGAACCTGTTCCTGAACCGGCAGGCCGACGGACTGCACCGGATCAGCTGGAAGGCGCTGCGTTCCCGCGCGGCGGATCTGCTGGCCGAGTACGAGATCGACGTGGACCCGAGCGCGGCCGCCGCGACCCTGGCCGTGGACCAGCGGCAGGTGCTGGAGATCGCCCGCGCGCTGTCGTTCGGGGCGAGGTTCATCATCCTGGACGAGCCCACCGCGCAGCTGGACGGCGCGAAGATCGCCGGGCTGTTCGACCGGCTGCGGCGGCTGCAGGAATCCGGCGTGGCGTTCCTGTTCATCTCGCATCACCTGGCCGAGGTGTACGAGGTCTGCCAGACCGTCACGGTCTACCGCGACGCCCGGCACATCCTCACCGCGCCGGTCGCAGGCCTGGACAAGGACGCCCTGATCGAGGCCATGACCGGCGAGGACCGCTCGGAACGAGCCCAGTTCGCGGTCGACACCTACTCCCCGCCGGCCGACACCGTTCCGGCCCTGGAAATCAGCGACCTGACGCTGCCCGGCGCCTACTCCGACTTCTCGGTCTCGGTGGGCCGGGGCGAGATCGTCGGCCTGGCCGGCGCCGGCGGCTCGGGCGTGGTCGCGCTCGGCGAGACGGTCGCCGGGCTGCACCGGCCCAGCGCCGGGACCGTGGCGGTCGCCGGGAGACGCGTGCGGACCGGGAGCGTGCCGGACGCGCTGCACGCCGGGCTCGGCTTCGTGCCCGAGGACCGGCACGCGCAGGGCGTGGTCCCGATGCGGCCGATCGCCGAGAACATCACGCTCACCGCGATGGACCGGCTGGGCCGCCACGGCTTCTTCACCGGCGACTCGCTGCGGCGCGCCGGCAGCGCCCTGATGACCCGGCTGGACGTCAAGGCAGAGGGGCCGGACCAGCCGGTCGGTGCGCTGTCCGGCGGCAACCAGCAGAAGGTGGTGATGGGCCGCGCGCTGGCGAACTCCCCGAAGGCGCTGGTGCTGATCCGGCCGACCGCCGGGGTGGACGTGAAGTCGAAGGAGTCGCTGCTCGGCACGGTGCGCCAGGCCGCCGACGAGGGCTGCGGCGCGCTGCTGGTCTCCGACGAGCTCGACGACCTGCGGATCGCCCACCGGGTGGTGGTGATGTTCAAGGGGGCGGTCGTCGGGGAGTTCCCGAGCGGCTGGAGCGACGCCGAACTCATCGCCGCCGTGGAAGGACTCAGCGACGCGGAAGGGCTCGGCGATCCCGCGCCGAACCCCTCCCCCGATCCCCAGACCCCCGCGAACGAAAGGCCCGGCCATGAGTGA